The following are from one region of the Edwardsiella tarda ATCC 15947 = NBRC 105688 genome:
- a CDS encoding PqiB family protein has translation MQPTTPTRANTQNNALIRHKRRLSPFWLLPFVALLIAGWMGYSALQARGETVVVSFHTAPGLVAGRTPVRFQGVEVGTVSKVSVTPDLRAIEVTLNIQRSMQHTLRQGTQFWLVNPQVSLAGVSGLDALVGGNYIAMLPGDGAPQKHFTALAEPPTRQPSGDELLLHLNAADLGSLSIGSPLYYRKIPVGRVYNYAIAEQQQGVRIDVLIEPRFASLVKENSRFWNVSGIRGDVSLSGISLQVDGLTALVNGAIAFDSPPQTPAAQAGSRFTLYPDLASSQRGVTVHLTLPSGEGLQAKRTPLMYQGIQVGLLTTLTLTADGHVDGTLAVDPSIVDLLRDESRITLSAPRLNLNQLNLSQLVSGSVLELHPGSGAARRNFQVLPADQALTQEAGALQLTLDADQSYGIEVGQPVRLKGIRVGQISGRELQDDGVRFTALIAAPYRTAIHGDSRFVVNSRLAVRVGLDGVALTGAAPQEWLEGGVTILPGTQGAVRSHYPLYRDAEAARDGIRGDQPPTTLTLQAATLPDVQPGSPVLYRKFRIGEIATITPRRDGFEIALYIQPAYRHLVGNESVFWAEGGAKVQLNGAGLTVQAAPLARALKGAISLDNLSGVQAARGAPRPLYANESAARAVGGHITLSTYDGARLAPGMPIRYLGLDIGQLASLGLSADRRQVLAQAVLYPEYVDAFARSGTRFSLVTPRISAAGVNNLEALLQPYINLEPGAGKATRHFTLQEATLSDARYLDGIQIVVDTPDAGALQVGTPVLYRGIEVGTVTGLTLGSLGDRVQVALRIGREYQRLVRSNSVFWQASGYSLAFGLTGGVVKSGAFQQFIRGGIAFATPPSTPLAPSAAAGTHFLLHDVPPSGWQDWGTAIPLR, from the coding sequence ATGCAACCAACGACGCCAACGCGCGCGAATACGCAGAATAATGCCCTGATCCGCCATAAGCGCCGCCTATCCCCTTTCTGGCTGCTGCCCTTCGTCGCCCTGCTGATCGCCGGCTGGATGGGCTACAGCGCCCTACAGGCGCGCGGCGAGACGGTGGTGGTCAGCTTCCACACCGCCCCCGGTTTAGTGGCCGGGCGCACGCCGGTACGCTTCCAGGGCGTCGAGGTCGGCACGGTGAGCAAGGTCAGCGTCACCCCCGACCTGCGCGCCATCGAGGTCACACTCAACATCCAGCGCAGTATGCAACATACCCTGCGCCAGGGAACCCAGTTCTGGCTGGTCAATCCCCAAGTCTCGCTGGCAGGCGTCTCTGGGCTGGATGCGTTAGTCGGCGGCAACTACATCGCCATGTTACCGGGCGATGGCGCCCCACAGAAACACTTCACCGCCCTGGCGGAGCCACCGACCCGACAACCGAGCGGCGACGAGCTGCTATTACACCTGAATGCCGCCGATCTCGGCTCCCTCAGTATTGGCTCCCCCCTCTATTATCGGAAGATCCCCGTCGGGCGAGTCTACAACTATGCCATCGCCGAGCAGCAACAGGGGGTGCGCATCGACGTGCTCATCGAGCCGCGCTTCGCCTCCTTGGTCAAGGAGAACAGTCGCTTCTGGAATGTCTCCGGCATTCGTGGCGACGTCAGTCTGTCGGGCATCTCGCTGCAGGTCGATGGGCTAACGGCCCTGGTCAACGGCGCCATCGCCTTCGACTCCCCGCCGCAGACGCCAGCGGCACAGGCTGGCAGCCGCTTCACCCTCTATCCCGATCTCGCCAGTAGCCAGCGCGGCGTCACGGTTCATCTGACGCTGCCGAGCGGCGAGGGGCTGCAAGCTAAGCGTACCCCCTTGATGTATCAAGGGATTCAGGTCGGGTTGCTCACAACGCTCACCCTGACGGCGGATGGCCATGTCGATGGGACGCTGGCCGTCGATCCCAGTATCGTCGATCTGTTACGCGACGAGAGCCGTATCACCCTCAGCGCGCCACGCCTCAACCTCAACCAACTCAATCTGAGTCAACTGGTGAGCGGCAGCGTACTCGAGTTACACCCCGGTAGCGGTGCTGCGCGCCGAAACTTTCAGGTACTGCCCGCAGATCAAGCCTTAACTCAGGAGGCGGGTGCCCTGCAGCTGACGCTCGACGCCGATCAAAGCTATGGTATCGAGGTCGGCCAACCGGTGCGCCTAAAGGGCATCCGTGTCGGTCAAATCAGCGGACGCGAGTTGCAGGATGACGGCGTGCGCTTCACGGCCCTCATCGCCGCCCCTTACCGCACCGCCATCCACGGCGACAGCCGCTTCGTGGTCAACAGTCGCCTCGCCGTGCGCGTCGGACTCGATGGCGTGGCGCTGACCGGTGCCGCCCCTCAAGAGTGGCTAGAGGGCGGCGTCACTATTCTACCCGGGACGCAGGGTGCCGTACGCAGCCACTACCCGTTATACCGCGACGCCGAGGCGGCCCGGGACGGCATCCGTGGCGATCAACCGCCCACCACCCTCACCCTGCAAGCCGCGACGCTGCCCGACGTTCAGCCCGGTTCGCCGGTGCTCTACCGCAAGTTCCGTATCGGCGAAATCGCCACCATCACGCCGCGGCGCGACGGCTTCGAGATCGCCCTGTATATTCAACCCGCCTATCGCCACCTGGTGGGCAACGAGAGCGTCTTCTGGGCCGAGGGCGGCGCCAAGGTCCAGCTCAACGGGGCGGGGTTGACGGTGCAGGCCGCGCCCCTAGCGCGCGCCCTGAAAGGGGCCATCAGTCTCGATAACCTGAGCGGGGTACAGGCTGCGCGTGGCGCGCCGCGTCCGCTCTATGCTAACGAGAGCGCCGCCCGCGCCGTCGGCGGGCATATCACCCTCTCCACCTATGACGGCGCCCGTCTGGCGCCCGGCATGCCGATCCGCTATCTCGGCCTCGACATCGGCCAGTTGGCCTCCCTCGGCCTAAGCGCCGATCGCCGCCAAGTCCTGGCGCAGGCGGTGCTTTATCCCGAGTATGTCGACGCCTTCGCCCGCAGCGGCACGCGCTTCTCGCTGGTCACGCCACGCATCTCGGCGGCGGGCGTCAACAATCTGGAAGCGCTGCTACAGCCCTATATCAACCTGGAACCGGGCGCTGGCAAGGCGACGCGTCACTTCACGCTACAAGAGGCCACCCTGAGCGACGCACGTTATCTCGATGGGATCCAGATCGTGGTGGATACGCCGGATGCCGGCGCATTGCAGGTTGGTACGCCGGTCCTATACCGCGGGATCGAGGTGGGCACCGTCACCGGCTTGACGCTCGGCAGCCTGGGCGATCGCGTGCAGGTGGCGCTACGCATCGGGCGTGAATACCAACGCCTGGTGCGTAGCAATAGCGTCTTCTGGCAAGCCTCCGGCTACAGCCTGGCGTTTGGCCTGACAGGCGGAGTAGTGAAAAGCGGGGCCTTCCAACAGTTCATCCGAGGCGGCATCGCCTTCGCCACCCCGCCCAGCACACCGTTAGCGCCCTCGGCGGCGGCGGGGACGCACTTCTTGCTCCACGATGTACCGCCAAGCGGTTGGCAAGATTGGGGCACCGCCATCCCGCTACGCTGA
- the yebS gene encoding membrane integrity lipid transport subunit YebS codes for MNALRQHPTTATPRRLRCPQCDALCHLPPVAADQSAFCPRCQARLYEGRDWSLTRLSALSLTLLILLPLALFEPLLQIRLLGVGVQSSLWQGIVQMASQGDRLTAAMVAWCVVITPLLLPLTLLALHLGQRWRYNRRPLLRLLTRVRAWIMLDIYLVGLAVACIKVREYAAIAPGPALLAYIVATLLLLLMLIHLNMEQLWRRCYPQPHCHAPDEALLLCDVCQHSAPPNAQGCCQRCHHPLHLRRPHSLQKSWAALLAAMVMLLPANLLPISILYVNGTRIEDTILSGVASLAQSGNLPIAAIVFIASIVVPFVKVAVLLFLLLGIQFRQVHHLVVRMRLLRLVTWIGRWSMLDLFVIALMMSLIDRDQLLSFTMGPAALYFGAAVFLTILAVEWLDSRLIWDAYATNDANAREYAE; via the coding sequence ATGAATGCCCTCAGGCAACACCCCACAACGGCAACGCCGCGGCGGCTACGCTGCCCGCAATGCGATGCGCTGTGCCATCTCCCCCCCGTCGCCGCCGACCAGTCGGCCTTCTGCCCACGCTGTCAGGCGCGACTGTATGAGGGACGAGACTGGTCATTGACCCGCCTCAGCGCCCTCTCCCTCACCCTCCTGATCCTGCTGCCTTTGGCGCTGTTCGAACCGCTATTACAGATTCGATTATTAGGTGTCGGCGTCCAGAGTAGTCTGTGGCAAGGTATCGTTCAGATGGCGAGCCAGGGGGATCGGCTGACGGCCGCCATGGTCGCCTGGTGCGTCGTGATCACCCCGCTCCTGCTTCCGCTAACCCTGCTGGCCCTGCATCTCGGCCAGCGCTGGCGCTATAACCGACGTCCCCTGTTACGATTACTCACTCGGGTGCGCGCGTGGATCATGCTCGATATCTATCTGGTGGGGCTGGCCGTCGCCTGCATTAAGGTGCGCGAGTACGCCGCCATCGCCCCCGGCCCGGCGCTCCTGGCCTACATCGTCGCCACCCTGCTGTTATTGCTGATGCTGATCCACCTCAACATGGAACAACTGTGGCGCCGCTGCTATCCCCAGCCACACTGCCACGCGCCCGATGAGGCCCTGCTGCTCTGTGACGTCTGCCAACACAGCGCGCCGCCCAATGCCCAGGGATGTTGCCAACGCTGCCACCATCCGCTGCATCTACGCCGCCCCCATAGCCTGCAAAAAAGCTGGGCCGCCCTGCTGGCCGCCATGGTGATGCTACTGCCCGCCAACCTGTTGCCGATCTCCATCCTCTACGTCAATGGCACACGCATCGAGGACACCATCCTCTCCGGCGTCGCTAGCCTGGCACAGAGTGGCAACCTGCCGATCGCCGCCATCGTGTTTATCGCCAGTATCGTCGTTCCCTTCGTCAAGGTGGCGGTATTGTTATTCCTATTATTAGGGATTCAGTTTCGTCAGGTTCACCACCTGGTGGTTCGCATGCGCCTACTGCGGCTAGTCACCTGGATCGGCCGCTGGTCGATGCTGGATCTGTTCGTCATCGCACTGATGATGTCGCTGATCGATCGTGATCAGTTGCTCTCGTTTACCATGGGACCCGCGGCGCTCTACTTCGGCGCGGCGGTCTTTCTTACCATTCTGGCCGTGGAGTGGCTGGACAGTCGACTGATATGGGACGCCTATGCAACCAACGACGCCAACGCGCGCGAATACGCAGAATAA
- a CDS encoding GAF domain-containing protein yields MSKHTFYAELTRDLSALCSGEFNTIATLSNVSALLFERLPAVNWAGFYFVDGQTLVLGPFQGKLACVRIPLGRGVCGHACASSQVVRVGDVHAFDGHIACDAASNAEIVLPLVVAGRTIGVLDLDSTQFERFDDEDETGLKAVVEALCQHLAHCDWAKFVTFA; encoded by the coding sequence ATGAGTAAACACACGTTTTATGCCGAGCTAACCCGCGATCTCAGCGCGCTGTGCAGCGGCGAATTTAACACCATCGCGACCTTGTCCAACGTCAGTGCGTTATTGTTCGAGCGTCTACCGGCGGTGAATTGGGCCGGTTTTTATTTTGTGGATGGGCAGACATTGGTATTGGGGCCGTTCCAAGGCAAGCTGGCCTGTGTCCGTATCCCCCTCGGGCGCGGAGTCTGCGGTCATGCCTGCGCCAGCAGCCAGGTGGTGCGTGTCGGCGATGTGCATGCCTTCGACGGTCATATCGCCTGTGATGCAGCGAGCAACGCGGAAATCGTGCTGCCGTTAGTGGTCGCCGGACGTACGATCGGGGTGCTCGATCTCGACAGCACACAGTTTGAGCGCTTCGACGACGAGGATGAAACGGGGCTGAAAGCCGTGGTGGAGGCGCTCTGCCAGCACCTGGCGCACTGCGACTGGGCAAAATTTGTGACTTTTGCGTAA